From Thermodesulfovibrionales bacterium, one genomic window encodes:
- a CDS encoding NAD(P)H-hydrate dehydratase — translation MKVVTAEEMREIDRKTIEKVGIPAGVLMERAGFAVASKIRDLYEKKKTIVLCGGGNNGGDGIVAARELYNSGWNVAILLLIKEDKLSPDCLAQFRVAKKMGIPAEFRTEITAKDLHGAVVVDAMLGTGLNKDVAGAMAKTINFLNASGSPVVSVDIPSGISSDTGQVMGVAVKAGHTVTFGLPKRGHLLYPGAEYTGNLCITNIGFPEDLLTSPDLTVTLVERGLLSALIPDRPAYSHKGDYGHVFIVAGSRGRTGAALMAAKACLRTGAGLVTIGVPETLMGVFQSRVTEEMTLPLPDNGNGSLSAKSADVIIGFLSESADVLSIGPGIGVSEDTEKIMEAVVTSCRAPMVIDADGLNSIGNTGMFRKALAPVILTPHPGEMARLLSKTKTQEHRRRIEMDRIHTALSFAKDSGVTLVLKGVPTVIADPDGRAWINSTGNPGMATAGTGDVLTGMISSFLGQHLTPLNGAILGVYLHGLAGDIAASQKGRHSLVASDIIESIPQGFRDILP, via the coding sequence ATGAAGGTCGTCACTGCAGAGGAGATGAGGGAAATAGACAGAAAGACCATCGAAAAGGTCGGCATTCCCGCCGGTGTCCTCATGGAGAGGGCGGGTTTTGCCGTTGCCTCGAAGATCAGGGACCTCTATGAGAAGAAGAAGACCATCGTCCTCTGCGGAGGCGGCAACAATGGCGGCGACGGGATCGTTGCCGCGAGAGAACTCTACAACTCGGGATGGAATGTGGCGATCCTTCTCCTCATTAAGGAAGACAAGTTGAGCCCCGACTGTCTCGCCCAGTTCAGAGTCGCGAAGAAGATGGGTATCCCTGCTGAATTCAGGACAGAGATCACGGCAAAAGACCTTCATGGGGCAGTTGTGGTGGATGCAATGCTCGGCACAGGGCTGAACAAGGACGTCGCAGGAGCGATGGCGAAGACAATCAATTTTCTCAACGCCTCAGGATCGCCCGTCGTGAGCGTTGATATCCCTTCCGGCATATCCTCAGATACCGGACAAGTAATGGGTGTTGCGGTCAAGGCCGGCCACACGGTCACCTTCGGATTGCCGAAAAGAGGTCATCTCCTTTACCCCGGTGCAGAATACACGGGAAATCTCTGTATCACGAACATCGGGTTTCCCGAAGACCTCCTCACCTCACCCGATTTAACCGTGACGCTCGTGGAGAGAGGGCTGCTGTCAGCCCTGATCCCCGACAGGCCAGCCTACTCTCACAAGGGGGATTATGGTCACGTCTTCATCGTTGCCGGGTCAAGGGGAAGAACAGGCGCTGCCCTTATGGCTGCAAAGGCCTGTTTAAGGACAGGCGCAGGGCTTGTGACGATCGGTGTTCCCGAAACCCTCATGGGTGTTTTTCAATCAAGGGTGACGGAGGAGATGACGCTCCCCCTGCCCGACAACGGCAACGGAAGCCTTTCGGCAAAATCAGCGGATGTTATAATCGGGTTTCTTTCGGAAAGTGCGGATGTCCTGAGCATCGGCCCCGGCATCGGCGTCTCCGAGGACACGGAAAAGATTATGGAGGCTGTTGTCACATCTTGCCGTGCACCTATGGTAATAGACGCTGACGGGCTGAACTCCATAGGGAATACCGGCATGTTCAGGAAGGCCCTGGCTCCTGTCATCCTCACGCCACACCCTGGCGAGATGGCAAGACTCCTGAGCAAAACCAAGACCCAGGAGCACAGAAGACGGATAGAGATGGACAGGATCCATACCGCCCTATCCTTTGCAAAAGACAGCGGCGTTACTCTTGTGCTGAAAGGAGTGCCAACGGTAATCGCCGATCCCGATGGAAGGGCATGGATCAACTCCACCGGGAATCCGGGTATGGCTACGGCAGGAACCGGGGATGTCCTGACCGGCATGATCTCTTCCTTCCTCGGACAACACCTGACCCCGCTCAACGGAGCAATCCTCGGTGTCTATCTCCACGGCCTTGCAGGCGACATCGCCGCTTCCCAGAAGGGCCGACATAGTCTCGTTGCCTCGGATATTATCGAAAGCATTCCGCAGGGCTTCAGAGATATCCTCCCTTAA
- a CDS encoding heavy metal translocating P-type ATPase, whose protein sequence is MQKIDLPISGMTCAACAAAVEKGLGKIKGVKKATVNFASEKATVELEEPVDLNVMITAVASEGYGVVTNRIDFAVKGMTCAACSAAVEKALKGLYGVLDAAVNLPGEKASVEYIPSLVDFHDFKKVVSEAGYSAEEITGDYLDREKVQREKEFLNIRKRFIISACLALPIIIGTMVNIPILSNWIVLFVLATPVQFWSGMRFHRAAWSAIRHKTTNMNTLITVGTFSAYIYSVLATFTPQFFRSSGVSPHVYFDTSATIITLILLGRLLEAKARGRTSEAIKRLMRLQPRTALVQREGEEKELLIDEVIVGDVIIVRPGDRMPVDGEIIEGYSTVDEAMITGESIPVEKMAGDRVYGGSVNTSGSFKMRAMKIGRESALGQIIRLVEEAQGSKAPIQRLADQVASVFVPTVISIAVVTFLVWYLLGPKPSFALALMNFIAVLIIACPCALGLATPTAIMVGTGKGAEKGILIRDAEALELAHKIQSIVLDKTGTITKGEPEVLDIVVKEGLTTEDALKLAASAERVSEHPLGKAIVKRAERDGISLEEPKNFMAVPGGGVRASVNSFTIFIGNEKLLEKEGIRVSPLKARADKILEEARTPVFMAINNEASAVFALADTMKAGSAEAIRDLKEMHIEVSMLTGDQKKTAEAVARLAGVDRVFAEVLPEQKAAIVRSIKKEGKVSAMVGDGINDAPALAEADVGIAIGTGTDIAVEASDITLIKGDLRSVVEAIRLSRMTLKTIKQNLFWAFFYNVIGIPVAAGLLYPFGGPLLNPMIASAAMAFSSVSVVSNSLRLRRKTL, encoded by the coding sequence ATGCAAAAGATCGACCTCCCCATATCAGGCATGACGTGCGCTGCCTGCGCCGCTGCCGTTGAAAAAGGGCTCGGTAAGATCAAAGGCGTAAAGAAGGCAACCGTTAACTTCGCTTCTGAAAAGGCGACGGTTGAACTCGAAGAACCCGTTGACCTCAATGTCATGATAACTGCCGTTGCCTCAGAAGGTTACGGCGTCGTGACCAACAGGATCGATTTTGCCGTAAAGGGGATGACCTGCGCCGCGTGTTCGGCAGCCGTCGAAAAGGCATTGAAGGGGCTCTACGGTGTACTGGACGCAGCGGTGAATCTGCCGGGCGAAAAGGCCTCCGTAGAGTATATCCCTTCTCTTGTCGACTTTCATGATTTCAAGAAGGTCGTGAGCGAGGCTGGATACTCTGCCGAGGAGATAACGGGAGATTACCTTGACAGGGAGAAGGTCCAGAGGGAAAAGGAGTTCCTCAATATCAGGAAGCGGTTCATCATCAGTGCCTGCCTTGCTCTTCCGATCATCATCGGCACCATGGTCAATATCCCCATCCTCTCTAACTGGATCGTTCTCTTCGTTCTCGCAACGCCCGTGCAGTTCTGGTCGGGGATGAGGTTTCATAGAGCTGCGTGGTCTGCCATAAGGCATAAAACAACAAACATGAACACCCTCATAACCGTCGGGACCTTTTCAGCGTATATCTACAGCGTTCTTGCCACCTTTACCCCTCAGTTCTTCAGGAGCAGCGGCGTCTCTCCCCACGTCTACTTCGACACGTCGGCAACGATCATAACGCTCATCCTCCTCGGCAGGCTCCTTGAGGCGAAGGCAAGGGGCAGGACATCGGAGGCAATCAAGAGACTCATGAGGCTCCAGCCCAGGACAGCCCTCGTGCAGCGGGAAGGGGAGGAAAAGGAGCTCCTTATAGATGAGGTTATCGTCGGAGACGTGATCATTGTGAGGCCGGGAGACCGCATGCCCGTCGACGGAGAGATCATCGAAGGGTATTCGACGGTTGACGAGGCCATGATTACCGGCGAGAGCATCCCTGTTGAGAAAATGGCGGGGGACAGGGTGTACGGAGGGAGCGTCAACACATCAGGAAGCTTCAAGATGAGGGCGATGAAGATAGGGAGAGAGAGCGCACTGGGTCAGATCATCCGTCTCGTCGAAGAAGCCCAGGGGAGCAAGGCGCCGATACAGAGGCTCGCAGATCAGGTGGCGTCGGTCTTTGTGCCGACGGTGATATCAATTGCCGTGGTCACATTCCTCGTGTGGTATCTCCTCGGTCCGAAACCCTCCTTTGCCTTGGCGCTCATGAATTTCATCGCTGTCCTGATCATAGCATGTCCCTGCGCCCTCGGTCTCGCGACGCCGACTGCCATCATGGTGGGCACAGGTAAGGGCGCTGAAAAAGGGATACTCATCAGGGATGCGGAGGCGCTGGAACTCGCCCATAAGATACAATCCATTGTCCTCGACAAGACAGGCACCATAACAAAGGGAGAGCCTGAGGTCCTGGATATCGTCGTAAAGGAAGGCCTCACGACAGAAGATGCGCTGAAGCTTGCCGCCTCTGCAGAGAGGGTCTCCGAGCACCCTCTCGGAAAGGCGATCGTGAAAAGGGCTGAGAGAGACGGGATCAGCCTTGAGGAACCGAAAAATTTCATGGCCGTGCCGGGCGGCGGAGTAAGGGCCTCTGTCAACAGTTTCACGATATTCATAGGAAATGAGAAGCTTCTCGAGAAAGAAGGGATCAGGGTATCTCCCCTGAAGGCACGGGCCGACAAGATCTTGGAAGAGGCTAGAACGCCGGTTTTTATGGCAATCAACAACGAGGCATCTGCCGTCTTTGCCCTTGCAGACACGATGAAGGCCGGTTCTGCCGAGGCGATACGAGACCTCAAGGAGATGCATATCGAGGTCTCGATGCTGACGGGCGACCAGAAGAAGACTGCTGAAGCGGTGGCAAGACTTGCCGGTGTTGACAGGGTCTTTGCTGAGGTCCTTCCTGAGCAGAAAGCCGCTATCGTTCGCTCGATCAAAAAAGAAGGCAAGGTCTCGGCCATGGTCGGCGACGGGATCAATGATGCGCCCGCCCTTGCAGAGGCTGATGTGGGCATAGCCATCGGGACCGGCACGGACATCGCCGTCGAGGCCTCCGACATAACCCTGATAAAGGGAGACCTGAGGAGCGTCGTCGAGGCGATACGCCTCAGCAGAATGACCCTGAAGACCATTAAGCAGAACCTCTTCTGGGCCTTCTTCTATAACGTGATCGGCATACCCGTTGCCGCAGGCCTCCTCTATCCCTTTGGCGGTCCGCTCCTGAATCCCATGATCGCCTCAGCAGCCATGGCATTCAGTTCCGTATCTGTTGTGAGCAATTCCCTGAGATTAAGGAGAAAGACGTTATGA
- a CDS encoding ChaN family lipoprotein: MPSEAIREEVVSTEQSGVTHQDKPAYQLFTPSGKAILYREMVRDLSAADVVLFGEFHNNPIVHWLQYEVTKDLFELKGECLILGAEMFEADDQIVLDEYLEGKINRNHLMTEAKVWNNYATDYEPLVKFALGRNLRFIATNIPRRYASLVAREGLEALEGLGEEAKRFIAPLPVVIDMSSPGYTEMAEVGMAHGMGTGPENFMAAQAMKDATMAHFILKHRAPKSLFLHFNGEYHSRNYGGICWYLRKADPGLIVRIISPVEGAPLTFQEDYRGLGDVVLVVPPEMTRTYEED, from the coding sequence GTGCCGTCTGAAGCAATTCGAGAGGAGGTGGTTTCCACGGAGCAATCAGGCGTGACGCATCAGGACAAGCCCGCTTATCAGTTGTTCACCCCCTCAGGCAAGGCAATCCTCTACCGGGAGATGGTCCGGGACCTATCGGCGGCTGACGTAGTCCTCTTCGGTGAATTCCATAATAACCCGATTGTCCATTGGCTCCAGTATGAGGTTACAAAGGACCTCTTTGAACTCAAAGGGGAATGTCTCATTCTCGGGGCAGAGATGTTCGAGGCCGATGACCAGATCGTGCTCGATGAATACCTGGAGGGCAAGATCAACCGGAATCATCTCATGACCGAGGCGAAGGTCTGGAACAATTACGCTACAGACTATGAGCCCCTCGTGAAGTTTGCTCTCGGCCGCAATCTCAGGTTCATCGCCACAAATATCCCCAGGCGCTACGCGAGTCTCGTGGCACGGGAAGGGCTTGAGGCCCTCGAGGGTCTTGGAGAAGAGGCGAAGAGGTTCATCGCCCCTCTGCCCGTTGTTATTGACATGTCATCGCCGGGATACACGGAAATGGCCGAGGTGGGCATGGCCCATGGCATGGGGACGGGGCCCGAAAACTTCATGGCAGCCCAGGCCATGAAGGACGCTACCATGGCCCATTTTATCTTGAAACACCGGGCTCCGAAGAGCCTCTTTCTTCATTTCAATGGCGAGTACCATTCAAGAAACTATGGCGGGATCTGCTGGTACTTGCGTAAGGCAGACCCAGGGCTCATTGTTCGCATCATCTCACCGGTGGAGGGAGCCCCTCTCACTTTCCAGGAGGATTACCGTGGTCTGGGAGACGTCGTTCTCGTAGTGCCTCCTGAGATGACCAGGACCTACGAGGAGGATTGA
- a CDS encoding ATP-binding protein gives MSSLDPAADTMNEGVSKRELSILNLEDNQDDFELLRLKLAKEGIRCSAVRVETKDAFVSALEKGVFDVILSDYSLPAFDGLSALKIAKEKCPGLPFIFLSGAIGEEFAIETLKIGATDYVLKDNLSRLAPSIERALREAEDRAERRRAEEALKQSHDELEQRVQERTAELTKANELLQAEIAEREAAEEERRKILLQLQSYADELWRHRNRLEELVKERTEELITLNKELELELVERRRAEDALHRREQEFKALAENSPDMVSRFDKEMRFTYVNPALERAIDLPARAFVGRTGKEIGFPENLVSLWNKAFQKILKDRRETIIEYEMEMPSGPGYYEGRIVPEFTKDGSIESMIVVSRDITARKRVEEELRASHEQLRSLYEHLESVREEERTMIARELHDELGQTLTALKMDIFWVGRKCSDHQELAEKTRSMSNLVDATIQTVKRICTQLRPSILDGIGLVAAIEWQAKDFQSRTGISCDITFKPEEIVLDRDRSTAIFRIFQEALTNVMRHAEATKVRASFSQSDGKVVLTIEDNGKGISEEDILKPRSFGLIGMRERARLLGGEVEISGVPSEGTVIRITIPSGQEVPL, from the coding sequence ATGAGTTCTCTGGACCCTGCGGCGGATACGATGAATGAAGGTGTCTCAAAAAGAGAATTGTCTATCCTGAATCTTGAAGACAACCAGGACGACTTTGAACTTCTCAGGCTGAAGCTTGCCAAGGAGGGTATTCGTTGCTCGGCAGTGCGCGTCGAAACAAAGGATGCCTTCGTTTCCGCACTCGAAAAGGGCGTCTTCGATGTAATCCTCTCGGATTACTCTCTTCCTGCCTTTGACGGTCTGTCGGCGCTAAAAATCGCAAAGGAAAAATGTCCGGGATTGCCTTTCATCTTTCTTTCCGGTGCGATCGGCGAGGAGTTTGCCATCGAGACGCTCAAGATAGGCGCTACGGATTATGTGCTGAAAGACAATCTGTCCCGACTCGCACCCTCCATAGAGAGAGCGCTCAGGGAGGCCGAGGACCGGGCCGAGCGAAGACGGGCCGAGGAGGCCTTGAAACAGTCCCATGATGAACTGGAACAAAGGGTTCAGGAACGGACAGCAGAACTGACGAAGGCAAATGAATTGTTGCAGGCCGAGATCGCTGAGCGGGAGGCGGCTGAGGAAGAACGGAGGAAAATACTGCTGCAACTCCAGTCTTACGCCGATGAACTTTGGAGGCATCGCAACCGCCTTGAAGAGTTGGTTAAAGAGCGAACGGAAGAACTTATCACCCTGAACAAGGAGCTTGAACTTGAGCTCGTGGAGCGGAGGCGCGCAGAAGACGCCCTGCACCGGCGTGAACAAGAATTTAAGGCCCTCGCGGAGAACTCCCCTGATATGGTCTCTCGTTTTGATAAGGAGATGCGCTTTACCTATGTCAATCCTGCGCTGGAACGGGCAATCGACCTGCCTGCCCGGGCATTCGTCGGGAGGACAGGTAAAGAGATAGGGTTTCCGGAGAACCTTGTATCCCTCTGGAATAAGGCCTTCCAGAAGATTCTCAAGGACCGCAGGGAAACCATTATCGAGTACGAAATGGAGATGCCCTCAGGACCAGGCTATTATGAGGGTCGGATCGTGCCTGAATTCACCAAGGACGGCTCCATTGAATCGATGATCGTCGTCTCCCGCGACATAACGGCCAGAAAGAGGGTCGAGGAAGAGTTGAGGGCGTCCCATGAGCAATTGAGAAGCCTTTACGAGCACCTTGAGTCCGTAAGGGAAGAAGAACGAACCATGATCGCCCGTGAGCTTCATGACGAACTTGGCCAGACACTGACAGCCCTGAAAATGGACATCTTCTGGGTCGGCAGGAAGTGCTCGGATCATCAGGAACTTGCTGAAAAGACGCGGTCTATGTCCAATCTCGTTGATGCCACAATCCAGACGGTAAAAAGGATCTGCACGCAATTGAGGCCGAGCATACTCGACGGAATCGGCCTTGTCGCCGCCATTGAATGGCAGGCAAAGGACTTCCAGAGCCGGACGGGCATATCCTGTGACATCACCTTCAAACCCGAAGAGATCGTCCTTGACAGAGACCGTTCGACCGCCATTTTCCGTATTTTCCAGGAGGCGCTGACGAATGTGATGCGCCATGCCGAGGCAACAAAGGTCAGGGCCTCTTTTAGCCAGAGTGACGGCAAAGTGGTCCTAACGATAGAGGACAACGGCAAGGGAATTTCAGAAGAGGACATACTCAAGCCGCGGTCCTTCGGGCTCATCGGGATGCGGGAACGGGCCCGCCTCCTTGGCGGCGAGGTTGAGATCAGCGGGGTCCCCTCTGAAGGAACAGTAATTCGGATAACCATTCCCAGCGGTCAGGAGGTTCCCCTGTGA
- a CDS encoding response regulator produces MLNEQVTILLVEDNPDDVELTVRALKRNNIANPLEVLRDGQDALDYLFHRGKYANTTPVLPGLILLDLKLPKVDGIEILRKIKGDSVRKVIPVVVLTSSKEERDVVESYNLGVNSYIRKPVDFDQFVEIVKQIGYYWLLLNENPSLRR; encoded by the coding sequence ATGTTGAACGAACAAGTCACCATCCTCCTCGTAGAGGATAATCCTGACGACGTGGAACTCACCGTTCGTGCACTGAAGAGAAACAATATTGCCAATCCCCTGGAAGTGCTCAGGGACGGGCAGGACGCACTCGATTATCTGTTCCATAGGGGTAAGTATGCAAACACAACCCCTGTTCTTCCCGGCCTTATTCTCCTTGACCTCAAATTGCCGAAGGTTGACGGGATAGAGATCCTCAGGAAGATCAAGGGGGACAGCGTACGCAAGGTCATTCCCGTGGTAGTCCTCACCTCCTCAAAGGAAGAGCGGGATGTGGTCGAAAGCTATAACCTTGGGGTCAACAGTTACATACGAAAGCCCGTCGATTTCGACCAGTTCGTAGAAATCGTTAAGCAGATCGGATACTATTGGCTTCTGCTCAATGAAAATCCTTCTCTGCGGCGTTAA
- a CDS encoding ATP-binding protein, translating into MFGFIRKRLARTILTVLTLSVATVMAVIIYLTVSHQTKDMVKEIVLSSEEQARIIVESLRYTMAIGDSPAMERQLLEIRDHGGPDIFICAYDQKISFATEKDTVTLPMAAVIPDRPFLETLDASLKTGLQPPQASQKNIGGKQYITTIHPVLNNPQCYGCHGSERKVLGGIIVSKNAEKNYGAIARLRNKNILISIAGLFIIAIIIYIVLSKLISQPLLTFREKIKELTLKIREGDYSMRLDVRHPDEIGGLILSFNEMAEALERENRSLMKAHEDIAYANQELEAFAYSVSHDLRAPLRGIEGFSKILLDDYSQKIEAQCQHYLNRIRANTLKMSSLIDDMLTLSKAGRTELQKRPVDIQGIVKNALNDFRPEIEARGITIAFGNIPVLDCDQKLMQVALSNLISNAIKFTRNGMDSKIEIGFDDEKKAIFVRDNGIGFDMEYHEKIFGVFQRLHLPEEYEGTGIGLAIVKRIVERHAGKVWAESESGKGATFFITIPFGG; encoded by the coding sequence ATGTTCGGATTTATCAGGAAACGCCTAGCCAGGACGATCCTCACCGTCTTAACTTTGAGTGTAGCCACAGTCATGGCAGTCATAATCTACCTGACGGTCTCTCACCAGACCAAGGATATGGTCAAAGAGATTGTCCTGTCCAGTGAAGAACAGGCCCGCATCATCGTTGAGAGCCTCAGATACACCATGGCAATCGGTGACAGTCCGGCAATGGAAAGGCAATTGCTGGAGATACGTGACCATGGCGGACCGGACATTTTCATCTGCGCTTATGACCAGAAGATCTCCTTTGCGACTGAAAAGGACACGGTCACGTTGCCGATGGCTGCCGTCATTCCGGACAGACCTTTTCTGGAAACTCTCGATGCCTCATTAAAGACGGGTCTCCAGCCTCCGCAGGCGTCCCAAAAGAACATTGGTGGAAAGCAGTATATCACCACGATCCATCCAGTCTTGAACAACCCACAATGTTATGGCTGTCATGGGTCAGAAAGGAAGGTCCTTGGCGGCATCATCGTAAGCAAGAACGCTGAGAAAAATTATGGGGCCATCGCGCGGTTGAGGAACAAGAATATTCTCATCAGTATCGCCGGCCTGTTCATCATAGCCATCATCATTTATATCGTCCTCTCGAAACTCATCAGCCAGCCCCTTCTGACCTTCAGGGAAAAGATAAAGGAACTGACATTGAAGATCAGGGAGGGCGATTACTCCATGAGGCTTGATGTGCGACATCCCGACGAAATCGGTGGACTCATCCTCTCGTTTAACGAGATGGCAGAGGCCCTGGAGAGAGAAAACCGTTCGCTGATGAAGGCCCATGAGGATATTGCTTATGCAAATCAGGAACTCGAGGCCTTCGCCTATTCTGTTTCCCACGACCTCAGGGCGCCCCTCAGGGGTATCGAAGGCTTCTCGAAGATACTCCTTGATGACTACTCACAGAAGATCGAAGCCCAATGCCAGCATTATCTCAACAGGATAAGGGCCAATACGTTGAAGATGTCTTCCCTTATCGATGACATGCTTACCCTATCCAAGGCCGGGAGAACAGAGCTCCAGAAAAGACCGGTCGATATTCAGGGAATCGTGAAAAATGCCCTCAATGACTTCAGACCGGAGATCGAAGCCCGGGGGATAACCATAGCTTTTGGGAATATTCCCGTTCTTGATTGTGACCAAAAATTGATGCAGGTCGCTTTATCTAACCTTATCTCGAATGCCATCAAATTCACCCGGAACGGAATGGATTCCAAAATTGAGATAGGATTCGATGACGAGAAGAAGGCAATCTTTGTGAGGGACAACGGCATCGGTTTTGACATGGAGTATCACGAGAAGATATTCGGGGTCTTCCAGAGACTTCATCTTCCCGAAGAGTATGAGGGAACCGGCATCGGTCTTGCAATTGTGAAGAGAATCGTCGAACGCCATGCCGGGAAGGTTTGGGCTGAGTCAGAGTCCGGAAAGGGAGCAACGTTTTTTATTACCATACCGTTCGGAGGCTAA
- a CDS encoding phage holin family protein, with translation MEYLILRVMINALSIMAAVKLVDGITFTGEWWKMIIIGAIFGLVNSFIKPLVQLLTLPLILFTLGLFTLIVNAFMLTLTAWLSGPLSLGLQIEGFRPAFWGALIVSLVSMLLSCLMGARKVRFYRNRGE, from the coding sequence ATGGAATACCTGATTCTGAGAGTAATGATCAATGCCTTGTCGATCATGGCTGCGGTGAAACTTGTCGACGGCATAACATTCACCGGCGAATGGTGGAAGATGATCATCATCGGGGCGATCTTCGGACTGGTGAACTCTTTCATAAAACCCCTTGTCCAACTCCTCACATTGCCTCTTATCCTCTTCACCCTCGGACTCTTTACCCTCATCGTTAACGCCTTCATGCTGACCCTTACTGCCTGGCTGTCAGGCCCTCTGTCTCTCGGCCTTCAGATAGAGGGCTTCAGGCCTGCCTTCTGGGGGGCACTCATTGTGAGTCTTGTGAGCATGCTTTTGTCGTGTCTCATGGGGGCAAGGAAGGTGAGATTTTACCGGAACCGCGGGGAATAA
- the gspG gene encoding type II secretion system major pseudopilin GspG, which translates to MIRRISLLPDKRGFTLIELLVVLVIIGLLAALVGPRVFSGVGKGKQGSAKAQIELFGQALDQFRLDTGRYPTTQEGLNALVTNPGADNWQGPYLKKGVPNDPWGKPYHYQCPGTHGEYDLITYGRDGAPGGDGEDKDVVSWE; encoded by the coding sequence ATGATACGAAGAATCTCTCTCCTTCCGGATAAAAGAGGTTTCACCCTTATTGAACTCCTTGTCGTTCTCGTAATCATAGGTCTTCTCGCGGCCCTCGTCGGTCCAAGGGTCTTCTCGGGCGTCGGAAAAGGGAAACAGGGCAGTGCAAAGGCCCAGATTGAGCTCTTCGGACAGGCACTGGACCAGTTCAGGCTCGATACGGGAAGATATCCCACCACCCAGGAAGGGTTGAATGCCTTAGTGACGAATCCGGGGGCCGACAACTGGCAGGGACCCTATCTCAAGAAAGGCGTGCCCAATGACCCCTGGGGCAAGCCCTATCACTACCAATGCCCCGGCACCCATGGGGAATACGATTTGATTACCTATGGCAGGGACGGAGCGCCGGGAGGGGACGGAGAGGACAAGGACGTCGTAAGCTGGGAATGA
- a CDS encoding DUF2304 domain-containing protein: protein MSFSARITLFLLGLIFFLIIFEMVRRKKFREELSVTWFIVGFALMASSVADKIVDPIARVLGIGYPPALVFVWIIFFLVLALIYFSYVISDLKGKVKELSQKIALLEYEVDKNKDEG from the coding sequence ATGTCTTTTAGTGCGAGGATCACGCTCTTTCTGCTCGGCCTGATATTCTTCCTCATTATATTCGAGATGGTCAGAAGGAAGAAGTTCAGGGAAGAGCTCTCTGTAACATGGTTTATCGTCGGCTTTGCCCTCATGGCGAGCTCCGTAGCCGACAAGATTGTGGACCCCATCGCCAGGGTTTTGGGAATCGGCTATCCCCCTGCCCTTGTCTTTGTCTGGATCATCTTCTTTCTTGTCCTGGCACTGATCTACTTTTCCTATGTGATCTCAGACCTCAAGGGGAAAGTGAAGGAGCTGAGTCAGAAGATTGCGCTGCTTGAATACGAGGTGGACAAAAATAAGGATGAAGGATGA
- a CDS encoding glycosyltransferase family 2 protein, translating to MARKRHLIVIPALNEEKTIGTVIRNAKEYAPYADILLINDGSTDNTAAIARQEGVRVIDLPFNLGYGAALQTGFRFAERHGYDFVITMDADGQHVLSSVENLLAAMEHEAADVVIGSRFLKEGYRPGIPRAIGIWLFSKIAKMYTGATITDPTSGFQLLNRKAFSYLSQGDNYPLDYPDVNIIMALHRKKFRVVEAPVIMVKSPDKKSMHSGLRPVLYVIKMTLAVIMVMMGRERE from the coding sequence ATGGCTAGAAAGAGACATCTCATCGTTATTCCGGCACTGAATGAAGAGAAGACCATCGGAACGGTGATCAGGAATGCGAAAGAATATGCACCGTATGCCGACATCCTCCTTATAAATGACGGCTCCACAGACAATACGGCAGCCATAGCGAGGCAGGAGGGCGTCAGGGTGATAGATCTTCCCTTCAACCTCGGCTACGGAGCAGCCCTCCAGACGGGATTCCGGTTTGCCGAACGCCATGGGTATGATTTTGTCATCACTATGGATGCTGACGGTCAGCATGTCCTCTCTTCCGTCGAAAATCTGTTGGCCGCAATGGAACATGAGGCCGCCGACGTCGTGATAGGCTCCCGCTTCCTGAAAGAAGGCTACAGGCCCGGTATACCAAGGGCGATCGGGATATGGCTCTTTTCGAAGATCGCCAAGATGTATACCGGTGCAACGATAACCGACCCCACGTCAGGGTTTCAGTTGCTCAACAGGAAGGCCTTCTCCTATCTTTCGCAGGGCGATAACTACCCCCTCGATTATCCCGATGTCAACATCATCATGGCCCTCCACAGAAAAAAGTTCAGAGTCGTCGAGGCACCGGTAATCATGGTGAAGAGCCCAGATAAGAAATCAATGCACAGCGGCCTGAGACCGGTACTCTATGTCATCAAGATGACGCTTGCCGTCATCATGGTCATGATGGGAAGGGAAAGGGAATAG